One genomic region from Lepisosteus oculatus isolate fLepOcu1 chromosome 20, fLepOcu1.hap2, whole genome shotgun sequence encodes:
- the kiaa0895l gene encoding microtubule-associated tyrosine carboxypeptidase isoform X1, with the protein MKTHRTGGSSRREGRGPAAEMVLDPGGGSVERAAGRGTLATERTGTAKREPPRNGMRPHPCPVSGTFVKPKGAGGARGAEGEHGKPAGPEVKRPASLDARREEERRGPAWRSSRAPGPPPRSLTSPVFTGRGSWMRRSESTCAMNGGPAGGRGRMRPATSLPHIARAGAAPPPATPTGPRATCLLVALRPVNIEHEREAFFQSGFQYEPQFEYAEPQPTSVLEKYCEGSGQFLSQAVRIMQCVLQKYGSYESFEVATGGSILPKSRVWTAVRKYLQKEGCVGEVVVRLSEELLSQAVMMVESCRPTLTINLAGARQHWLEGMLRHEIGTHYIRGVNNSQQPWHSAAGRKQFGLKPANPTEEGLASLHSVLFRRHPFLWRAALLYFTVYHAGHMSFSQLFGHISQFVHDPAVRWEYCVRAKRGQTDTSRPGCFSKDQVYLDGILRILRHRKTIDFKMLVSLGKVSYEDVEHLRKFAVLGKTRIPHFMEDQERYLQQLDHIVSVNELSDEELCQLLP; encoded by the exons ATGAAAACCCATCGCACAG GTGGCTCGTCTCGGAGGGAGGGGAGAGGCCCGGCTGCCGAGATGGTGCTGGACCCTGGCGGGGGCTCCGTGGAGCGGGCAGCCGGCCGGGGCACCCTGGCCACCGAGCGGACGGGCACGGCCAAGAGGGAGCCGCCACGCAACGGGATGAGGCCCCACCCTTGTCCTGTCTCGGGGACCTTTGTCAAGCCCAAGGGGGCCGGGGGCGCCCGGGGCGCTGAGGGAGAGCACGGGAAGCCGGCGGGTCCCGAGGTCAAGCGGCCCGCGAGCCTGGACGCGAGAAGAGAGGAGGAGCGGCGGGGCCCGGCCTGGCGGAGCTCGCGGGCCCCCGGGCCGCCCCCCCGCAGCCTGACCAGCCCCGTGTTTACGGGCCGCGGCAGCTGGATGCGCCGCAGCGAGAGCACCTGCGCCATGAACGGGGGGCCGGCGGGGGGCCGCGGGCGCATGCGGCCGGCCACCTCCCTCCCCCACATCGCCCGGGCGGGGGCCGCGCCGCCGCCCGCCACGCCAACGGGGCCGCGCGCCACCTGCCTGCTCGTGGCCCTGCGCCCCGTCAACATCGAGCACGAGCGCGAGGCCTTCTTCCAGTCGGGGTTTCAGTACGAGCCCCAGTTCGAGTACGCCGAGCCCCAGCCCACCAGCGTGCTGGAGAAGTACTGCGAGGGCTCGGGACAGTTCCTGTCACAG GCTGTGCGAATCATGCAGTGCGTCCTCCAGAAGTATGGATCCTATGAGAGTTTTGAGGTGGCCACCGGGGGCAGCATTCTTCCCAAGAGCCGTGTCTGGACAGCGGTGCGCAAATACCTGCAGAAGGAGGGTTGTGTGGGCGAG GTGGTGGTGCGCCTGTCCGAGGAACTGCTGTCCCAGGCGGTGATGATGGTGGAGAGCTGCCGGCCGACCCTCACCATCAACCTGGCGGGGGCGCGGCAGCACTGGCTGGAGGGCATGCTGCGCCACGAGATCG GGACACACTACATCCGGGGGGTGAACAACAGCCAGCAGCCCTGGCACAGCGCGGCCGGGCGCAAGCAGTTCGGCCTGAAGCCGGCCAACCCCACGGAGGAGGGTCTGGCCAGCCTGCACAGCGTGCTGTTCCGCCGCCACCCCTTCCTGTGGCGTGCCGCGCTCCTCTACTTCACCGTCTACCACGCCGGCCACATGAGCTTCAGCCAGCTCTTCGGCCACATCAGCCAGTTCGTCCACGACCCCGCCGTGCGCTGGGAGTACTGCGTGAGGGCCAAGAGGGGCCAGACGGACACCTCTCGCCCGG GGTGTTTCAGTAAGGATCAAGTGTACCTGGATGGCATTCTGAGGATCCTGCGGCATCGGAAGACTATTGACTTCAAAATGTTGGTGTCTCTGGGCAAG GTGTCCTACGAGGATGTGGAGCACTTAAGGAAGTTTGCGGTCCTGGGGAAGACCCGGATCCCGCACTTCATGGAGGACCAGGAGCGCTACCTTCAGCAGCTGGACCACATCGTCTCCGTCAACGAGCTGAGCGACGAGGAGCTGTGCCAGCTCCTACCCTAG
- the kiaa0895l gene encoding microtubule-associated tyrosine carboxypeptidase isoform X2: MVLDPGGGSVERAAGRGTLATERTGTAKREPPRNGMRPHPCPVSGTFVKPKGAGGARGAEGEHGKPAGPEVKRPASLDARREEERRGPAWRSSRAPGPPPRSLTSPVFTGRGSWMRRSESTCAMNGGPAGGRGRMRPATSLPHIARAGAAPPPATPTGPRATCLLVALRPVNIEHEREAFFQSGFQYEPQFEYAEPQPTSVLEKYCEGSGQFLSQAVRIMQCVLQKYGSYESFEVATGGSILPKSRVWTAVRKYLQKEGCVGEVVVRLSEELLSQAVMMVESCRPTLTINLAGARQHWLEGMLRHEIGTHYIRGVNNSQQPWHSAAGRKQFGLKPANPTEEGLASLHSVLFRRHPFLWRAALLYFTVYHAGHMSFSQLFGHISQFVHDPAVRWEYCVRAKRGQTDTSRPGCFSKDQVYLDGILRILRHRKTIDFKMLVSLGKVSYEDVEHLRKFAVLGKTRIPHFMEDQERYLQQLDHIVSVNELSDEELCQLLP, from the exons ATGGTGCTGGACCCTGGCGGGGGCTCCGTGGAGCGGGCAGCCGGCCGGGGCACCCTGGCCACCGAGCGGACGGGCACGGCCAAGAGGGAGCCGCCACGCAACGGGATGAGGCCCCACCCTTGTCCTGTCTCGGGGACCTTTGTCAAGCCCAAGGGGGCCGGGGGCGCCCGGGGCGCTGAGGGAGAGCACGGGAAGCCGGCGGGTCCCGAGGTCAAGCGGCCCGCGAGCCTGGACGCGAGAAGAGAGGAGGAGCGGCGGGGCCCGGCCTGGCGGAGCTCGCGGGCCCCCGGGCCGCCCCCCCGCAGCCTGACCAGCCCCGTGTTTACGGGCCGCGGCAGCTGGATGCGCCGCAGCGAGAGCACCTGCGCCATGAACGGGGGGCCGGCGGGGGGCCGCGGGCGCATGCGGCCGGCCACCTCCCTCCCCCACATCGCCCGGGCGGGGGCCGCGCCGCCGCCCGCCACGCCAACGGGGCCGCGCGCCACCTGCCTGCTCGTGGCCCTGCGCCCCGTCAACATCGAGCACGAGCGCGAGGCCTTCTTCCAGTCGGGGTTTCAGTACGAGCCCCAGTTCGAGTACGCCGAGCCCCAGCCCACCAGCGTGCTGGAGAAGTACTGCGAGGGCTCGGGACAGTTCCTGTCACAG GCTGTGCGAATCATGCAGTGCGTCCTCCAGAAGTATGGATCCTATGAGAGTTTTGAGGTGGCCACCGGGGGCAGCATTCTTCCCAAGAGCCGTGTCTGGACAGCGGTGCGCAAATACCTGCAGAAGGAGGGTTGTGTGGGCGAG GTGGTGGTGCGCCTGTCCGAGGAACTGCTGTCCCAGGCGGTGATGATGGTGGAGAGCTGCCGGCCGACCCTCACCATCAACCTGGCGGGGGCGCGGCAGCACTGGCTGGAGGGCATGCTGCGCCACGAGATCG GGACACACTACATCCGGGGGGTGAACAACAGCCAGCAGCCCTGGCACAGCGCGGCCGGGCGCAAGCAGTTCGGCCTGAAGCCGGCCAACCCCACGGAGGAGGGTCTGGCCAGCCTGCACAGCGTGCTGTTCCGCCGCCACCCCTTCCTGTGGCGTGCCGCGCTCCTCTACTTCACCGTCTACCACGCCGGCCACATGAGCTTCAGCCAGCTCTTCGGCCACATCAGCCAGTTCGTCCACGACCCCGCCGTGCGCTGGGAGTACTGCGTGAGGGCCAAGAGGGGCCAGACGGACACCTCTCGCCCGG GGTGTTTCAGTAAGGATCAAGTGTACCTGGATGGCATTCTGAGGATCCTGCGGCATCGGAAGACTATTGACTTCAAAATGTTGGTGTCTCTGGGCAAG GTGTCCTACGAGGATGTGGAGCACTTAAGGAAGTTTGCGGTCCTGGGGAAGACCCGGATCCCGCACTTCATGGAGGACCAGGAGCGCTACCTTCAGCAGCTGGACCACATCGTCTCCGTCAACGAGCTGAGCGACGAGGAGCTGTGCCAGCTCCTACCCTAG
- the LOC102683770 gene encoding adhesion G-protein coupled receptor G5-like, which translates to MRAFWSLLLVSLAPHLSNGLKKDREGISISGNYTLSPSSCSCVTCSRRPNEILSSDVCNILKECNIRLGCTCCPKNVDNRQVVDINGMYLDERHVEGTDYNPMTFEDSTREEEIDNWCVSIPEEAMRQAGGQTSGSLTVAVVAYKNISQFRDEQNRTLFENLVIGVVLGNSTISNLTNTVNITFSHKAGTKGNRTCSFWVPMENGRGQWNTSGCVTISGDNQTVCQCQHLTFFALLLQVPGTSSVLNQVALVALTYISLIGCGVSAVFSVLSITIYFVYKQARRDQTGTIHVCLSASLLLLYLLFLVNEKLASLGSGALCALAGGVMHYALLSSLNWMAIETLHLYLLVIRVFNSYFRRYVLKLCLFGWGSPLLVVTIVGSLNQYGRLEVKTAGNQTYGHFCWLKTEELRGVYLLNLAYLALLFLCSLAVLTAVAHRVWAMRCSQPSGGSGRHGCRDTCTVLGLSLLLGSSWGFTFMGYGPVALPGLICFSVVNSLQGFFIFLLFSLTILKARKELASEMVLCSSEHPATSQDRAGRA; encoded by the exons ATGAGAGCCTTCTGGAGTCTGCTGCTCGTCAGTCTAGCCCCACACCTCAGCAATGGACTCAAGAAAGACAGAGAAG ggatCAGTATCAGTGGGAACTATACTTTATCGCCATCAAGTTGCTCATGTGTAACATGCTCTCGGAGACCAAATGAGATTTTAAGCTCAGATGTGTGTAACATCTTAAAAGAGTGTAACATCCGGCTAGGATGTACGTGTTGCCCGAAAAATGTAGACAACAG ACAAGTGGTTGATATAAACGGCATGTATTTGGACGAGAGACATGTGGAAGGAACCGATTACAATCCAATGACCTTTGAAGACTCCACACGTGAAGAG GAAATCGATAACTGGTGCGTTAGCATACCAGAGGAAGCCATGAGACAAGCAGGAGGGCAGACCTCAGGATCCTTAACGGTTGCTGTTGTTGCGTATAAGAACATATCTCAGTTCAGG GACGAGCAGAACAGAACGCTCTTCGAGAACCTCGTCATCGGGGTGGTCCTGGGGAACTCCACTATCTCCAATCtcacaaacacagtcaacatcACCTTTTCTCACAAGGCAGGAACAAAG GGGAACAGAACATGCTCTTTTTGGGTTCCCATGGAAAAcg GCAGAGGTCAGTGGAACACGTCGGGGTGTGTGACGATCTCAGGCGACAACCAGACTGTGTGTCAGTGCCAGCACCTCACCTTCTTTGCCCTGCTGCTG CAAGTTCCTGGGACAAGCAGTGTGCTGAACCAGGTGGCACTGGTGGCCTTGACCTACATTTCCCTCATCGGCTGCGGAGTGTCAGCTGTGTTCTCAGTCCTCAGCATTACCATCTACTTTGTCTACAA GCAAGCCCGCAGAGACCAGACGGGCACCATCCACGTGTGCCTGAGCGcctccctgctcctgctctACCTGCTGTTCCTGGTGAACGAGAAGCTGGCGTCCCTGGGCAGCGGCGCCCTGTGTGCCCTCGCCGGGGGGGTCATGCACTACGCCCTGCTCAGCAGCCTCAACTGGATGGCCATCGAGACGCTGCACCTCTACCTGCTCGTCATCCGCGTCTTCAACTCCTACTTCCGCCGCTACGTGCTGAAGCTCTGTCTCTTCGGGTGGG GGTCACCGCTGCTGGTGGTAACCATCGTCGGCTCCTTGAACCAGTATGGGCGGCTTGAAGTCAAGACCGCAGGCAATCAAACCTATGGACACTT TTGCTGGCTGAAGACGGAGGAGCTGCGAGGGGTGTATCTGCTAAACCTGGCCTACCTGGCCCTGCTCTTCCTCTGCTCCCTGGCGGTGCTGACTGCGGTCGCACACAGGGTCTGGGCCATGCGCTGCTCCCAGCCCTCGGGAGGCAGTGGGAGGCATGGCTGCAGGGACACCTGCACTGTGCTGGGCCTCAGCCTGCTGCTGGGCAGCTCCTGGGGCTTCACCTTCATGGGCTACGGCCCCGTGGCTCTGCCTGGGCTCATCTGCTTCTCTGTGGTCAACTCCCTGCAGG gattcTTCATTTTCCTGCTTTTCTCCCTCACAATCCTAAAGGCGAGAAAAGAATTGGCTTCCGAGATGGTCCTATGCTCCAGCGAACATCCAGCGACATCCCAGGACAGAGCAGGCAGGGCGTGA